One genomic window of Medicago truncatula cultivar Jemalong A17 chromosome 1, MtrunA17r5.0-ANR, whole genome shotgun sequence includes the following:
- the LOC11414454 gene encoding F-box/kelch-repeat protein At3g23880, which yields MTTTPSPLFFSDDLLTEILSLLPVKSLLRFKCVSNPWKTLISDPNFVKFHFKKLKSRNPQHFTLITEYPDNDYSIIPYPIPRILDNPSFTLVADPHFLLSQKDCSRLVGSCNGLVCLVGDRYAYGSGLASCYEYWFRLWNPATRKTSQKIGCFCDSGIFVFDFGCDNSTETFKVVASRYLGVGEELTTDVRVFSLGDNVWRNIESFPVVPLYCDVEQFHHTGVFLNGTLNWLAIQDEDPITHYCDLEWNNIKVEQIVIVSLDLGTETYNQYRLPWGFDEVPSAEPSFGVLGDCLCFSYCYRKTDFIIWQMKEFGVEESWTQFLKISYHDLQLNYDSGFGTLQKILEPLFLSNDGDTLSRSFEERESIIYNWRDHRVERTGVTVHKTSIDDGNKGRVWWSFAKGFVESLISIS from the coding sequence ATGACTACAACTCCGTCGCCGCTGTTTTTCTCCGACGATCTTCTCACCGAGATCCTTTCGTTACTTCCTGTAAAATCTCTACTTCGATTCAAATGTGTAAGCAATCCTTGGAAAACTCTCATTTCCGATCCCAATTTTGTCAAATTTCACTTCAAGAAATTAAAATCACGAAATCCACAACACTTCACACTCATAACTGAATACCCTGATAATGATTACAGTATCATTCCATACCCTATACCTCGTATACTCGATAACCCTTCGTTTACCCTTGTTGCTGATCCTCACTTTCTATTGAGCCAGAAAGATTGTTCTCGTTTAGTCGGTTCCTGTAATGGATTGGTCTGTTTAGTTGGTGATCGTTACGCTTATGGTTCCGGTTTAGCCTCATGTTATGAGTACTGGTTCCGTTTATGGAACCCAGCCACTAGGAAAACATCTCAAAAAATTGGTTGTTTTTGTGATTCTGGCATTTTTGTCTTCGATTTTGGTTGTGATAATTCCACTGAAACTTTTAAAGTGGTTGCGTCACGTTACCTTGGCGTCGGCGAAGAATTGACAACCGATGTGAGAGTTTTCAGTTTGGGTGATAATGTTTGGAGAAATATTGAAAGTTTCCCGGTTGTTCCTCTTTATTGTGATGTTGAACAATTTCATCATACTGGTGTGTTTCTTAATGGCACTCTTAATTGGTTGGCTATTCAAGATGAAGACCCGATCACTCATTATTGTGATCTAGAGTGGAACAATATTAAGGTCGAGCAGATTGTTATTGTTTCACTTGATTTGGGGACTGAAACATACAACCAGTATCGGTTGCCTTGGGGTTTTGATGAGGTTCCGTCTGCAGAGCCAAGTTTTGGTGTGTTGGGTGACtgtctttgtttttcttattgttACAGAAAAACTGATTTTATTATATGGCAGATGAAGGAATTTGGGGTTGAAGAGTCTTGGACTCAATTTCTTAAAATCAGTTATCATGATCTTCAATTGAACTATGACTCTGGGTTCGGTACGCTGCAGAAAATTCTTGAGCCATTGTTTCTTTCGAATGATGGTGATACATTGTCGCGTAgttttgaagaaagggaatcaATTATCTATAATTGGAGGGATCATAGAGTGGAGCGAACAGGAGTTACCGTGCATAAAACTAGTATTGATGATGGAAATAAAGGTCGTGTATGGTGGAGCTTTGCCAAGGGTTTTGTTGAAAGCTTAATTTCGATttcttga